A window of Lodderomyces beijingensis strain CBS 14171 genome assembly, chromosome: 1 contains these coding sequences:
- a CDS encoding mitochondrial 54S ribosomal protein mL44, producing the protein MLRQAVLRPQVRPILRLSESWIGTRSFSYSSRVKQATSDSTENEPIAAALNNEYQSNIYIHRLPESTSEQSPLLVALHSRLNLSPKFQLNTLSQCLNSLPVAKNDGLANNFGLNTVGKTLLSYYVAEYLLLHYPRLPMPIHNAAVDSLMGVEALSSIGRSWGIEVDELTKLDKFLGKQSEFLKYGRLRFLDEDAKSQNIQVAGIEEVLSQQQQHLTKEDIAYAAAVRSIIGGIYTHCSEEAAKQFIQDHILSRKVPLAEMFQFSQPINELVRLCDKLQFEEPVAIRLIAETGRKSASPQFLAGVFVGNEKLGEGIGSSLKEAQTRASINSLLAYYLYSPITAEGDQISVPSDANHKFEGVVGLGDVAI; encoded by the coding sequence GCTTCGGCCACAAGTGAGGCCCATATTGAGGCTACTGGAATCTTGGATAGGCACGCGTTCATTTTCTTATTCATCTCGCGTGAAGCAGGCGACTTCAGATTCCACCGAGAACGAGccaattgctgctgcactCAATAATGAATACCAATCCAACATCTACATTCACAGATTACCTGAGTCTACATCGGAGCAATCGCCTTTGCTTGTAGCATTACACAGCAGACTCAACCTAAGTCCCAAATTCCAATTAAATACCTTGTCGCAGTGTCTCAACAGCTTGCCAGTTGCGAAAAATGATGGATTAGCTAATAATTTTGGGTTAAATACAGTTGGCAAAACATTGTTGAGTTATTACGTTGCTGAGtatcttcttttgcattATCCTAGGTTGCCAATGCCGATACATAATGCCGCGGTCGACTCGTTGATGGGGGTTGAGGCATTGCTGAGTATAGGCAGGAGCTGGGGTATCGAAGTTGACgaattgaccaagttggaTAAATTCTTGGGTAAGCAAtctgagtttttgaaatatggTAGATTGAGATTCTTGGACGAGGACGCCAAGTCTCAAAATATTCAAGTTGCCGGTATTGAAGAAGTCTTGagccagcagcaacaacatttGACCAAGGAAGATATTGCATACGCCGCCGCTGTAAGATCAATAATCGGAGGCATCTATACTCATTGCAGCGAAGAGGCAGCCAAGCAGTTTATCCAGGACCACATATTATCAAGAAAAGTACCGTTGGCGGAAATGTTCCAGTTTAGCCAACCCATCAACGAGTTGGTTAGATTATGCGATAAATTGCAATTTGAAGAACCCGTTGCTATTAGGTTAATTGCTGAAACAGGTAGGAAATCCGCCAGTCCGCAGTTTTTAGCTGGGGTCTTTGTTGGTAACGAAAAATTGGGCGAAGGTATCGGGTCAAGTTTAAAAGAAGCGCAAACTCGTGCATCGATCAATAGTTTATTGGCTTACTATTTGTACTCGCCCATTACAGCTGAAGGTGATCAAATCAGCGTGCCAAGCGACGCAAACCACAAATTCGAAGGTGTTGTTGGGCTAGGAGACGTGGCTATCTGA